Part of the Moorella sp. E308F genome, GAAGGCCATTACCCTCCAGCCCGACGTGGTTACCATGGATATCAATATGCCGGGGATGGACGGCCTTACCGCCCTGCAGCATATAACCGCGAAGACAAAGGCCAAAGTAGTCATGATATCTTCGTTAACCAGGAAGGACGCGCTTATAACGCTAGAGGCCCTCGAGCTGGGGGCGGTGGATTTTATAACGAAACCGGACGGCACCATATCGCTGGGTATAAGCCGGCTTGCGGATGAGATTATAGGTAAGGTGCGGGCGGCGGCTAAAGCGCGGGTGCGTACGAGAACGCCTGGTAGAAGGGTTCCCCGTGTGGAAAAACGAGTCCCGGTAACTACTGTCACGGACCTGGACTGGGTAGTAATGATAGGCGTATCCACGGGAGGGCCCAGGACTCTGGAGGATATACTGCCGTACCTGCCCGGGGACCTGCCTGCCGGAGTGGTAGTAGTACAGCACATGCCGCCGCGCTTTACTGCCAGCTTTGCGCAACGCCTCGATCATTGTAGCAACCTGCATGTGCGTGAAGCCCAGGAGGGAATGAGATTGAGCAACGGCTTGGCGGTAATTGCTCCTGGGGGCTACCATCTTATGTTCAGGCGGCAGGGTGGGGCTGTTACCTGCTATTTATCTCTCAGGCCGGAGGACGACGAATTTCGGCCTTCAGTAGATGTAACCTTGCGCGCTTTGATGGAGGCGTTCGACCCCAAGCGTATCATTGGGGTCCTCCTTACAGGAATGGGAGACGACGGTGCGGATGCGATGGTAGAATTAAGAAAGCGCGGCGGCTGGACTGTAGCCGAGAGCGAGGAGACGGCGGTAGTGTGGGGTATGCCCCGTGCCGCGATAGAACGTGGGGGCGCGGACGTAGTAGCCCCCAGTTATGAGATAGCGGACATTATACGGCGGAAAGTCGGAAACAGGTAGGTGTTGATGGGAGAAGGCTTTAGGTATTTTTGCGGCCCTCCTTCGGGATACTGGCCGCGATGGAGGGTAATAACGGTTCATGCTTTAGGCCGAAGCAGGTGTCCTGGGAGCTTATGACGGGCGTAAAATTGCCTGCTAAGAGTATCAAAGGAGAAGGGCGATGACTAAGGCAGAGTTTGAACGCCTGCGGGAGTACATATATCAAGAATCAGGTATTTACTTTGAGGACAGCAAAGTCTACTATGTAGAGAAACGCGCCAGGCAGCAGGTGGAGAAGTACGGGTTCAAGGATTTTACAGCTTACCTGGGAGCCCTGAGGTTTGACAGTACGGGCAAGATGCGGCAGGAACTGCTGAACAGTATTACCGTTAACGAAACTTACTTTTTCCGCGAGTATGAACAGTTGAAGTGCTTGGCGGAAGAAATCGTACCTCTCTGGTGCCGGAACGGTGTAGGACGCAGCGGCGTCAAGATATGGTGTGCGGGATGTGCCTCCGGTGAAGAAGCTTATACCCTGGCTATCGTAATGCAGGAGATGGCGCCCGACATACACTGGGAGATATACGCTACCGATATAGATACGGAGGTATTAAATAAAGCCGAAAAAGGCATTTATAATCACTATGCTGTCCGCCAGGTGCCTGAAGTCTATCTTAAGCGATACTTTAGCCCTTTGGGTGATAAATACACTATATCTTCCTTGTTGAAGCGAAAGGTGAAGTTTTCCCACTTAAATCTTGTAGACGATGCTGGAATGCGCAAGATGAAGGGCTTTCACGCTATATTCTGTCGCAATGTCCTGATATATTTTGACGACCTTTCCCAGCGGCGGGTGGTCTTGCACTTTTATCAGGCCCTGGAGCCCGGAGGATATGTGTTCTTAGGACATTCAGAGTCTATGAGCCGGATAACAACTGTTTTTAAGCCGGTGCGGTTTAAAAATGCTATTATTTACCAGAAGTAGTAACGAGGAAAGTTAAGCCGTCTTTGGCGAGGGAGCGTAATATGGAGAAGGGGTCCAAAACTTTAAGGATTACGGCTCACGAGCTTGGGAGCCGCGATGTGTGGCCTTTGCTGCGGGAGATGGAGGAAAAAGGGTGGCTTGAACAGATAAATCTCTTGGATTACGGCGAAGAATACAGCCTGGAAATTGTAGTCAGGTCCGAACAAAACATAGAACCATCCGAGCGGCTAATAAGGGACTACTTAGAGGGCAAAACGGTCGTGACCGATACTACCCGTATAGCGCGTGATGTGGGCCGGGAGATGGTAGAAACCAAGACGGTCAGGGTAGAACAGGGTAAAATAGACAAGCTTTTAGCTCTGGCGGGCGAGCTTATAGTTAGCACCAACGTGCTCGCT contains:
- a CDS encoding protein-glutamate methylesterase/protein-glutamine glutaminase, coding for MKPIRVLVVDDSAFMRRVIRQILEGAPDIEVVDVARDGLEGTKKAITLQPDVVTMDINMPGMDGLTALQHITAKTKAKVVMISSLTRKDALITLEALELGAVDFITKPDGTISLGISRLADEIIGKVRAAAKARVRTRTPGRRVPRVEKRVPVTTVTDLDWVVMIGVSTGGPRTLEDILPYLPGDLPAGVVVVQHMPPRFTASFAQRLDHCSNLHVREAQEGMRLSNGLAVIAPGGYHLMFRRQGGAVTCYLSLRPEDDEFRPSVDVTLRALMEAFDPKRIIGVLLTGMGDDGADAMVELRKRGGWTVAESEETAVVWGMPRAAIERGGADVVAPSYEIADIIRRKVGNR
- a CDS encoding CheR family methyltransferase, giving the protein MTKAEFERLREYIYQESGIYFEDSKVYYVEKRARQQVEKYGFKDFTAYLGALRFDSTGKMRQELLNSITVNETYFFREYEQLKCLAEEIVPLWCRNGVGRSGVKIWCAGCASGEEAYTLAIVMQEMAPDIHWEIYATDIDTEVLNKAEKGIYNHYAVRQVPEVYLKRYFSPLGDKYTISSLLKRKVKFSHLNLVDDAGMRKMKGFHAIFCRNVLIYFDDLSQRRVVLHFYQALEPGGYVFLGHSESMSRITTVFKPVRFKNAIIYQK